Proteins found in one bacterium genomic segment:
- a CDS encoding CbbQ/NirQ/NorQ/GpvN family protein: MTRDLEKVGGQAAERLVLEEPFYLPQADELDIARAAYRNGLPLLLKGPTGCGKTRFVLRLAWELGRPLITVSCHDDLSTGDLVGRYLIRGGDAVWVDGPLTTAVRTGAICYLDEIVEARKDTTVVIHPLADERRELPIDKRGELLRAPPEFMLAVSYNPGYQSVLKDLKPSTRQRFVALEFGFPPAALEERILAHEAGIDAATARLLVRLGAMTRGLRDSGLTEGASTRLLIHAGKLIAAGIAPRTACRVAVTETLTDDRELQQAVDELVASLF, from the coding sequence CCTCGTCCTGGAGGAGCCTTTCTACCTCCCGCAAGCCGACGAGCTGGACATCGCGCGCGCCGCCTACCGGAACGGCCTGCCGCTGCTGCTCAAGGGCCCGACCGGCTGCGGCAAGACGCGCTTCGTGCTGCGCCTGGCCTGGGAGCTGGGGCGCCCGCTGATCACCGTGTCCTGCCACGACGACCTCTCCACCGGCGACCTCGTCGGCCGCTACCTGATCCGCGGCGGCGACGCGGTCTGGGTCGACGGGCCGCTGACGACCGCGGTGCGCACGGGCGCGATCTGCTACCTCGACGAGATCGTCGAGGCCCGCAAGGACACGACCGTGGTGATCCACCCGCTCGCCGACGAGCGGCGCGAGCTGCCGATCGACAAGCGCGGCGAGCTGCTGCGCGCGCCGCCCGAGTTCATGCTCGCGGTCTCCTACAACCCGGGCTACCAGAGCGTCCTCAAGGACCTCAAGCCGAGCACCCGCCAGCGCTTCGTCGCCCTCGAGTTCGGCTTCCCGCCCGCGGCGCTGGAAGAGCGCATCCTCGCGCACGAGGCCGGCATCGACGCCGCCACCGCGCGGCTGCTCGTGCGCCTCGGCGCGATGACACGCGGCCTGCGCGACTCGGGGCTCACCGAGGGGGCGAGCACGCGCCTGCTCATCCACGCCGGCAAGCTGATCGCCGCCGGGATCGCGCCGCGCACGGCCTGCCGCGTCGCGGTCACCGAGACGCTCACCGACGACCGCGAGCTGCAGCAGGCGGTGGACGAGCTGGTCGCCTCGCTGTTCTAG